The genomic window CTGCCGAACTGCCGAATTGCCCTTTGACCGAACTTGCGTTTGCATCCTGCGTCTTGCATCATGGCCCGCTTTAGAAAGGAGGGGAGGAGGTGTTTGCCGAAAAGATTTCATTGACAAAGCAATAGTGCCTTTCGGGAGGGAGTCATGCGGGGAAAACGGTGGCTGTGGGCTCTTGTCGGCACGGCCGTGATCGGGATCGTCTTGTATGCCGTCGGCCAGCGTCAGGCGACCGTCCCGGTCCGACCGCCCCAACCGACGCCGGGTCTGGCCGTCCGCGTGACGCCGGCCGACAAGTGCGCGACCTGTCATCACCGGACGACGCCGACCATCGTCGAGCAGTGGAGCCGGAGCATGCACGCCGTCCAGAACGTCCGCTGTAGCGACTGCCACGAGGTCCGGGCCGACTATCCGACGGCCAGGGAGCACTTCGGGACCTTCGTATCGCCCGTCGTCACGCCGGCGACCTGCGCCAAGTGTCATGTCATCGAGGCCCGCCAATACTGGCGTTCTCGCCACAGCCTGCCGGCCTGGACGGCCCTCGTCGGCTATGAGGCTTTACCCGAGCCGCTGAAGGCCCAGTTCGACGAAATCGAGGAAGTCCGCCGGGCTCCAGAGGGCGGCGAGCTCCCGACGGGCTTTGTCGGCGCCGTCCGGAACGCCCTCTACGACATCGAGGGACCGGCCGTCACCAAGCTGGCCTGTGAAGGATGCCATCAGATCGGCAGGCCGAATCCCGACGGCAGTGCGGGCAACTGCAACATGTGCCACCTGCGGCACGAGTTCAGCCTCGAACAGGTCCGCAAGCCGGAGACCTGCAACCGCTGTCACATCGGGCCGGACCATCCGCAGTGGGAAATTTACGAGGAATCGTCCCACGGGATTCTCTACCATACCCGGGGCCACGAGTGGAACTGGAGCCAGCGACCGGGCCGGCTGACCGTCCAGGACTTTCCGGCCCCGACCTGTCAGGTCTGCCACATGAGCGGCCTGGGGCCCCAGCCGACGACTCACGACGTCGGCGACCGCCTGTCTTACTTTCTATTTGCCGAGATGAGCACGCATCGGCCGAACTGGCGGGAGAACCGGGAGCGGATGATGCAGGTCTGCATGCAGTGTCACAGTCGGCCCTTCGTCGAGGAGGAGTACCGGAAGGCCGACGCCGTCACCGAGGCCGTCAACGCCTGGGTCCAGGAGGCCAAGACGACCCTGGAGGGCCTGGCCCGGGACGGCCTCCTCTCGACGAAGCCCTTCAGCCATCCCATCCAGTTTGTCGCCTTCGACCTCTGGCACTACTACGGGCGGACGGCCAAGTTCGGAGCCTACATGCAGGGTCCCGATTACGTGCAGTGGCACGGCGTCTATCCGCTCCTGAACAAGCTGGCGGAACTGAAGCACATGGCCGCCGAGATGCGGCGCGCGGGCCGCCCGGACGGCCAGTCACGGGAGGCTTCCGATGGCCTATGAGGCGACCCTTCTGGACGTGGCCCGGCTCCGGATGCCCGTCGAGCGGGACCGCCTACTCCTGCTTTTCGTCGCCGTCAACCTGCTGTTCCTGACGGTCGACGTCGCCATCGCCCACTCGGTGAACGGCTTCGTGCCCCGTTATGAACTGGCGCCTCTGCTGATTCCGCCCTGGGGGATCGTGACGTCCCTGGCCCTGGCGTTCCGCCGGACCGAGCGGCCGTGGTTGTATGCCGTCCATAGCCTCCTGATGGCCCTGTCCGTCGTGACGGGCGTCCTGGGGTTTGCCTTTCACCTCTACGCCGTGATGGGACCGGCCCGACGGCTGGCCTGGTGGTGGCTCGCCTTCGGGGCGCCCGTCCTGGCGCCCCTGTCCTACGCCGGCGTCGGCCTGGTCGGGTGGGTCGCCGTGATGAGCGAGACGCCCGACGGCCGCCTCCGGCTCGGCCCCTGGCTCCAGTTGAACTTACGCTGGAGCAAGACGCAGGTCCTGATGGCCCTCGTGGCCCTCGGCTTCCTGGGCGCGACCTTGACGAGCTACTTTGACCACGCCCAGTACGGCTACACGGCGCCCGAATGGATTCCCGTCTTCGCCGGTCTCTTCGCCTTCCTGTACACGTCGGCCGCGGCTCTGCGGCCCGACCTCGACCGCGCCGACGCCCGCGGGCTCTTGGTGACGCTCCTCGGGATGGTCGCCGTCGGCCTCCTCGGCTTTGCCTTCCACCTGAGCCGGGACCTGGCCGATACGGGTCAGTTGACCCTGGAGCGGATGCGCTCGTGGGCGCCCATCCTGGCGCCGCTCCTGTTCTCGGACCTGGGCCTGCTCGGCCTGGTGAGCGCCCTCCAGGCCGTCCGGGAAGAGGCCACGGCGTAACGTGGGAAGACGGGAGGATGGGATAGGAAGCCCTTTGCCAGCATGCCGTTGCGGCCATGACCGAAACGGTCCGCTACCGGGAACTGGACGTCGGCTTCTTCTGGGCCGCCCTGGCCCTGGCGACCCTCGGGGGCTTCGCCCTCGGGGCTTTCCTGGTCTGGCGGATGGCTTGGAGCCAGAACCTGCCGGCCGACCTGGCCGTCTGGATTCAGGTCCACGGCCACCTCCAGCTCGTCGGCTGGGCGGGCCTGTTCATCATGGGGGTCAGCCTGTTCTTTCTGCCGAGGCTGGCGGCCACGCCCCTGACCCGGCCGGCGTGGGTCTCGGCCATCCTGGGCGGGACGGTCGGGGGCCTCCTGCTGGAGACCCTGGCCCGGCTCGTCGGACCCCGGCTCGGGTCGATTTCCTTCAGCGTCGTCCTCGGACTTCAGGCCCTCGGGGCGGGCCTGACGGCCTTCGGCATCCTGAGCTACGTGTTCGTCCTGGTCGAGACGTTCTGGCCGAAGCGCCGGAAACAGAACGGGGCCATCCGACCCGTCGAACCCTTCCTGGCCCTGGTGTTCGTCGGTTGGGGGACTTATGCCGTCGTCCATGGCCTCCTGGCCTTAGCGGCGGTCCGGGACGGGACGACGCTTTTCCCCATCGCCTGGCACCGGTGGTCCGTCGAGGCTTTCATGGCCCTCACCCTGTTTCCCGTGGCCTATGCGTTCTCGGTCCGGACGTTCCCCCTCTACCTCCAGACGCCCCTGCCGGGGCCGGGCCTCCGCCGGTGGGGCCTCGGGTACGCCGGGGTCACGGCGGCCGGCCTCCTGGCCTCCATGCCGGCCGCCGTCGAGCGACTCGGGACGCCGGGCCTCCTCCTGACCGAGGCCCTCCGGCTGGCCTGGGACGGCGTCGTCCTGGGGCTCCTCTGGGACCTGAACCTCTTCGTGCGGACCCGACCGTCCTGGCTTTCGCCCGACGCCCCTCTCTCGCCCCACCCCCGGACGGGCCAGCCGCCCCGGCGCGGATACTCGGACTACGGGGAGTTCGGTCGATTCGAGTGGCTCCTGTACTCGGCCTACGCCTGGCTGACGGCGGCCGTCGGCCTGGACGCCGTCGGGGTCGTCCTCGGCTGGACAGGCCGCAGGGTCCCCTACGGACGGGACCCCGTCCGCCATGCGTTCCTGCTGGGCTTCATCACGCTGTTGATCCTGGGGATGGCCCAGCGGATGCTCCCGGGCTTCATGCACCGGAAGCGCCTGGCCCATCCGGGCATCGTCGCCTGGACGGCCCTCCTGGGGAACCTCTCGGTCCTCGGGCGGGTCGGTTCCCTCCTGGGGCCGGCGGCGCCGTGGCCGCCCGTCCGGACTCTTCAAAACGTCGGTCTGGCGTTGTCCGGCCTCCTGGCCCTCGGGGCCGTCTTGCTCCTCGGTTGGAACCTGGCGGCGACCCGGTACGGAAGGTCGTCGGAGTGACCTCGTCCCCCGTTCCGTGAGCCGTCCTCCACCCCTGCCGTTGCCGCTAACAAGCGAATCTCATCAATCCGACCACAGACCATAGACCATAGACCTACTTGGGCCCAGGGGGTCTATGGTCCATGGTCCATGGTCCGTGGTCTGGGGTCTGTGGTCTAATATCGAGGGTCCGATCCCGGCCCGTCGGATTTATGAGACTGGTTGGCTCCGTTGATAGCCTCTTCAGGCTTCTGGGGAGGCCCGGAGGCCCTGGGCCCGCCGAAGAGAGCCCAAAAAATCAGATGGGATGGACGCCGCCGTCACCGGCGGCGCCGGGACCGAGGGACGCCGGCATGACGGCCGGCGTTCGGATGAGATGGACGCCGCAGGGGGCTTTGAGACGATGGCGCAGGGATGTCAACAGAGCCAGATTGGTTCAAATGACAAAGGGCTGTGTCGCCGCCACGCCCCGGACCGATGGT from bacterium HR11 includes these protein-coding regions:
- the hao1 gene encoding Hydroxylamine oxidoreductase, with the protein product MRGKRWLWALVGTAVIGIVLYAVGQRQATVPVRPPQPTPGLAVRVTPADKCATCHHRTTPTIVEQWSRSMHAVQNVRCSDCHEVRADYPTAREHFGTFVSPVVTPATCAKCHVIEARQYWRSRHSLPAWTALVGYEALPEPLKAQFDEIEEVRRAPEGGELPTGFVGAVRNALYDIEGPAVTKLACEGCHQIGRPNPDGSAGNCNMCHLRHEFSLEQVRKPETCNRCHIGPDHPQWEIYEESSHGILYHTRGHEWNWSQRPGRLTVQDFPAPTCQVCHMSGLGPQPTTHDVGDRLSYFLFAEMSTHRPNWRENRERMMQVCMQCHSRPFVEEEYRKADAVTEAVNAWVQEAKTTLEGLARDGLLSTKPFSHPIQFVAFDLWHYYGRTAKFGAYMQGPDYVQWHGVYPLLNKLAELKHMAAEMRRAGRPDGQSREASDGL